One Malania oleifera isolate guangnan ecotype guangnan chromosome 10, ASM2987363v1, whole genome shotgun sequence genomic region harbors:
- the LOC131166489 gene encoding scarecrow-like protein 33 — protein sequence MVMDPLSGSKHNDDTISILSNVNLVDGFKFENPLIDTHSLDPPLLPTDPNPSNLVTNVISHQRELCEDVDFSDAVLKYISQMLMEEDMEEKICMFQESALQSAEKSFYEVLGEKYPPSPKHQHPPFLDQNFESQNENQTGNYRECNDSGWNVINNLEDPCWDCYSGSTPVDWTSQSSFSLTSSGAKILDGFVDCPGSRHGFPDCESKSTMQFRREIEEASKVLPKDNDLFVNFSSSQFTQLLPNEPEEEANAVVVEVEKHGDQYSFDGSQGRKHPLREDGDSEVERSTKQSAVCTESTVRTEMFDMMLLSIREKGMPALRVALQDRLLKNMSPNGRLKGSNDRKGQKMKRGAERDMVDLKTLLILCAEAVAVNDRKKANELLKHIREHSSATGDGMQRLATYFANGLEARLTGSGSQIYAKFFARKLTAAEILKAHYLFFAVCPFWKVTNFFSSKTILHAAEKATRLHIIDFGISYGFQWPSFIEQLSARVGGPPKLRITGIDLPLPGFKATEMIEETGRRLANYAESFNVPFEFNAIAKKWEMVQMDDIKIDRDEVLVVNWMFPCRSLLDETVMFKSPRDMVLNLIRKMNPDVFIHGVLNGNHGAPYFLKRFREAVFHYSSVFDMYETTVPREIPERMLIERDIVGIEAMNVIACEGFERIARPETYKQWQIRNIRAGFRQLPWNKENIRVAKDFVTSGYHKDFLFEVDGQWLLQGWKGRIHSALSVWKPLN from the coding sequence atgGTTATGGATCCTTTGAGTGGAAGTAAACATAATGATGATACCATTTCGATTCTCTCGAATGTGAACCTTGTTGACGGGTTCAAATTTGAAAATCCGTTAATAGATACACACTCTTTGGATCCTCCTCTGCTTCCCACTGATCCAAATCCAAGTAATTTGGTCACAAATGTGATCAGCCATCAGCGAGAATTGTGTGAGGACGTTGATTTTAGTGATGCAGTACTCAAGTACATAAGTCAGATGCTTATGGAGGAAGATATGGAAGAGAAAATTTGCATGTTTCAGGAGTCTGCACTTCAATCTGCGGAGAAATCATTCTATGAGGTTCTTGGAGAGAAGTACCCTCCTTCACCCAAGCACCAACACCCACCTTTTTTGGATCAAAATTTTGAGAGCCAAAACGAAAACCAGACTGGTAATTATAGAGAATGCAATGATTCTGGCTGGAATGTCATTAACAACTTGGAAGATCCTTGCTGGGATTGCTATTCAGGGAGTACTCCCGTGGACTGGACATCACAATCATCATTCAGCTTGACAAGCAGCGGGGCTAAAATATTAGATGGTTTTGTTGATTGTCCAGGAAGTAGACATGGGTTTCCTGATTGTGAGAGCAAATCTACTATGCAATTCAGGAGAGAGATTGAGGAAGCAAGCAAGGTTCTCCCGAAAGACAATGATTTGTTTGTTAATTTCAGTAGTAGTCAGTTCACTCAGTTGTTGCCCAATGAGCCAGAGGAAGAAGCTAACGCTGTGGTAGTGGAGGTTGAGAAGCATGGGGATCAGTACTCCTTTGATGGGTCACAGGGAAGGAAGCATCCTCTTCGTGAGGACGGGGATTCAGAGGTGGAGAGGAGCACCAAACAGTCAGCTGTTTGTACTGAATCAACTGTGAGAACAGAAATGTTTGATATGATGTTATTGTCTATTAGAGAGAAAGGTATGCCTGCACTCCGTGTAGCCTTGCAGGATAGACTCTTAAAAAATATGAGTCCAAATGGTCGACTAAAGGGATCGAATGATAGAAAGGGACAGAAAATGAAACGAGGAGCAGAGAGGGATATGGTGGATTTGAAAACTCTTCTAATCCTCTGTGCAGAAGCAGTCGCAGTTAATGATCGAAAGAAGGCGAATGAGCTACTGAAACATATCAGAGAACACTCTTCTGCTACTGGAGATGGGATGCAGAGACTGGCCACCTATTTTGCAAATGGCCTTGAAGCACGTTTAACTGGTTCTGGAAGTCAGATTTATGCTAAATTTTTTGCCAGGAAACTAACAGCTGCTGAGATCTTGAAAGCTCACTATCTCTTTTTTGCCGTGTGCCCATTTTGGAAGGTCACTAATTTCTTCTCAAGCAAGACAATTTTGCATGCAGCTGAGAAAGCAACAAGGCTCCACATTATTGATTTTGGAATTTCCTATGGTTTCCAGTGGCCTTCCTTCATAGAACAGCTCTCAGCTAGAGTGGGTGGGCCTCCAAAGTTACGGATTACCGGGATTGATCTTCCACTACCGGGTTTCAAAGCAACAGAAATGATTGAGGAGACAGGGCGTCGCTTAGCAAATTATGCAGAGAGTTTTAATGTTCCGTTTGAGTTCAATGCTATAGCGAAAAAATGGGAAATGGTTCAAATGGATGATATCAAGATTGACAGGGATGAGGTGCTCGTGGTGAACTGGATGTTTCCATGTAGAAGCCTACTAGATGAGACTGTTATGTTTAAGAGCCCAAGGGATATGGTTCTTAACCTAATAAGGAAGATGAATCCAGATGTATTTATACATGGTGTTTTAAATGGTAACCATGGTGCTCCCTACTTTCTCAAGCGATTTCGAGAGGCTGTCTTCCACTATTCTTCTGTGTTTGATATGTATGAAACTACTGTGCCCCGGGAGATTCCAGAGAGGATGCTGATTGAAAGGGATATAGTTGGGATAGAGGCAATGAATGTCATTGCATGTGAGGGCTTTGAGAGGATTGCAAGGCCAGAAACATATAAGCAGTGGCAAATTCGAAATATTAGAGCTGGGTTTAGGCAGCTCCCTTGGAACAAGGAGAACATTAGGGTAGCAAAGGACTTTGTGACTTCAGGTTACCACAAGGATTTTTTATTTGAAGTAGATGGCCAATGGTTGCTGCAAGGATGGAAGGGTCGAATTCATAGCGCTCTGTCTGTTTGGAAGCCTCTTAATTAA
- the LOC131165304 gene encoding scarecrow-like protein 14 produces the protein MERSTKQSAFCTESTVRTEMFDMMLLSIREKNMSALRVALQDRLLENKRRNGRLKGSNGRKGHKMKRGAERDVVDLKTLLILCAEAVAVNDRKSANELLKHIREHSSATGDGIQRLATYFADGLEARLTGSGSQIYAILFARKLTAAEILKALYLLFSVCPFWKLTNFFSSKTILHAAEKATRLHIIDFGISYGFQWPSFIEQLSARVGGPPKLRITGIDLPLPGFKATEMIEETGRRLANYAESFNVPFEFNAIAKKWEMVQLDDIKIDRDEVLVVNWMFPYQSPLDETVMFESPRDMVLNLIRKMNPDVFIHGVLNGNHGTPFFLTRFREAVFHYSAAFDMFESTMPREIPERMLLERDIIGLEAMNVIACEGFERIARPETYKRWQIRNIRAGFRQLSWNEESIRVAKDFVTSGYDKDFIFDVDGQWLLQGWKGRIQSALSAWKPLN, from the coding sequence ATGGAGAGGAGCACCAAGCAGTCAGCTTTTTGTACTGAATCAACTGTGAGAACAGAAATGTTTGATATGATGTTATTGTCTATTAGAGAGAAAAATATGTCTGCACTCCGTGTGGCCTTGCAGGATAGACTCTTGGAAAATAAGCGTCGAAATGGTCGACTGAAGGGATCTAATGGTAGAAAGGGCCACAAAATGAAACGAGGAGCAGAGAGGGATGTGGTGGATTTGAAAACTCTTCTAATCCTCTGTGCAGAAGCAGTCGCAGTTAATGATCGAAAGAGTGCGAATGAGCTACTGAAACATATCAGAGAACACTCTTCTGCTACTGGAGATGGGATACAGAGACTGGCCACCTATTTTGCAGATGGCCTTGAAGCACGCTTAACTGGTTCTGGAAGTCAGATTTATGCTATTCTTTTTGCCAGGAAACTAACAGCTGCTGAGATCTTGAAAGCTCTCTATCTGCTTTTTTCAGTGTGCCCATTTTGGAAGCTCACCAATTTCTTCTCAAGCAAGACAATTTTGCATGCAGCTGAGAAAGCAACAAGGCTCCACATTATTGATTTTGGAATTTCCTATGGTTTCCAGTGGCCTTCCTTCATAGAACAGCTCTCAGCTAGAGTGGGTGGGCCTCCAAAGTTACGGATTACCGGGATTGATCTTCCACTACCGGGTTTCAAAGCAACAGAAATGATTGAGGAGACAGGGCGTCGCTTAGCAAATTATGCAGAGAGTTTTAATGTTCCGTTTGAGTTCAATGCTATAGCGAAAAAATGGGAAATGGTTCAATTGGATGATATCAAGATTGACAGGGATGAGGTGCTCGTGGTGAACTGGATGTTTCCATATCAAAGCCCACTAGATGAGACTGTTATGTTTGAGAGCCCAAGGGATATGGTTCTTAACCTAATAAGGAAGATGAATCCAGATGTATTTATACATGGGGTTTTGAATGGTAACCATGGTACTCCCTTCTTCCTCACACGATTTCGAGAAGCTGTCTTCCACTATTCTGCTGCGTTTGATATGTTTGAAAGTACTATGCCCCGGGAGATTCCAGAGAGGATGCTGCTTGAAAGGGATATAATTGGGCTAGAGGCAATGAATGTCATTGCATGTGAGGGCTTTGAGAGGATTGCGAGGCCAGAAACATATAAGCGGTGGCAAATCCGAAATATTAGAGCTGGGTTTAGGCAGCTCTCTTGGAACGAGGAGAGCATTAGGGTAGCAAAGGACTTTGTGACTTCAGGTTACGACAAGGATTTCATATTTGACGTAGATGGCCAGTGGTTGCTGCAAGGATGGAAGGGTCGAATTCAAAGTGCTCTGTCTGCTTGGAAGCCT